GGAACACCGGTTTCGCAATGAAGCCAGGCGGTGAGATCGACCCGAAGACGATCCTTTCCGCGGGCCCGTACCGCGTGGACTCGTACACGACTGAACGGGGCCTTCGCCTGGTCGCCAACGACAAGTGGTGGGGCAGGACGCCCGCACTGGGTGACGTGACCGTCTGGACACGCGGCACAGATGGCGCCGCAGCACTGTCCGACGGCCGAGTCGACGTCGTCGACTCGGGTGACCTCTCGGCGGCCGACACCCTCGCCGGCCGCGAGACGCCGATCACCGACCGTGGATCCGCACGTGACGTAGCGCCCGTGTCGGTGACGAATCTCGTCTTCGCCCGCACCGGCGTCGCCTCCGACGTCCTGGTGCGTCGTGCTCTCGCGTCGTGCATGCCGCGCAATCAGCTGGCCCGTGCCCACGGGTCGAACGGGCTGGTGTGGAACCTGCGCAGTGCAGCACCGGCGGACACTCTCGGCCCGTCGCTCAACGCGCAGTTCGGCAGGCGGTATCCGCGATCCGACGTCGCACGTGCGCGCGGGCTTCTGGAGCAGCGACCCGTGGACGCCAACGGGCGTCGCCCCAAGCCCGTCATACGGATCGGTTATCCGGCCGGTTCGACGGTGGACAAGGCTATCGTCGACACAATCGCCCAGTCGTGTGTGAAAGCGGGCGTCACGGTCCGTGACGTCTCGTCTCCCGACTTCTCCGTCACCTCACTCGGTTCGGCCGCCGACGCGGTGATCCTGTCGGGTGACACCTTCGCCGCGTCCGGCACCACGAGCGGTGTGCCCGCCGTGTTCGCCCTGTACCCGGGCGACCCGCTGAACCTGTCCGGATTCCGGGACGGCGCCGTCCGCACGTCGATCAACGAACTCGTCGCGACGAGCAGCGACAGTGGGCGACTCCCGCTGCTGCGGTCGATCGAGACGGCCGCCTGGGACCAGCTCCCGTCGATCCCGCTGTTCGGAACGGTGCGGGGTCGAGAATCGTCCGGCGTCAGCAATGTCGTCGTCGGACTCGGCCGGTCGGGCACCGGCTGGAACATGGACCGTTGGGGAGGAGCCTGATGACCACCGCCGTCCACTTGGACCGCGCCCGCATCGCGATCGAGACGCACGCACGGCTGGTGCCGGACTTTCCCGAGCCGGGGGTGGCTTTCAAGGACCTCACTCCCGTGCTGGCGGCCGCCGACGGTCTCGACGCGCTGACCGCTGCGCTCGCCGATGCGTGTGCAGGCGCGGACCTGATCGCGGGCATCGATGCGCGCGGCTTCCTGCTCGGAGGCGCGATCGCGCATCGCCTCGGCATCGGCGTGGTCGCCGTCCGCAAGGGCGGCAAGCTCCCGCCGCCGGTGATCGGCGTGGATTACGCCCTCGAATACGGGTCGGCCCGCTTGGAGGTCCCGGCGTCCGGAATCGACTTCCGCGGCCGCCGCGTGGCCGTCGTCGACGATGTCCTGGCCACCGGCGGCACGATTGCCGCGACCCTTGCTCTGCTCGCCGAAGTCGGTGCCGAGGTGACCGATGTCGCGGTGGTGATGGAGCTCGACGGGTTCCCCGGCAGGGACATCGTCACCGCCGCGGCCCCCGTCCGTGTTCATTCGCTCTGCGCTGGCTGAAGCGGCGAAAAGCACCCCCGCAACACCCGAGAGAACCCCAGTCCGACCGCGTCGACGGCGCGATGCCATAAACTCGGGCCATGAGCGAACCGGATGCCGCGCGACGCAGTGATGACACCGCTGCACCGTTGAGTTCTCGCAGGGTACGGGCCCGATTGGCGCGACGCATGACGGCGCCGCCGCGAGGTGGTGTCGCGGCCGTACTCGAACCGCTTGTCACACTGCATCGTGGTGTCTACCCGAAGGCCGACGTCGCAGTCCTCCAGCAGGCGTACGACGTCGCCGAACAGCGACACACGGGACAGTTCCGCAAGTCCGGCGACCCGTACATCACGCATCCGCTCGCCGTCGCGACAATCCTCGCGGACCTCGGAATGGACACGACGACGCTGGTTGCTGCGCTGTTGCACGACACCGTCGAAGACACCGGCTACTCGCTCGAGGAGCTGGAGAAGGACTTCGGCGCCGAGGTGGCCCACCTCGTCGACGGAGTGACCAAGCTC
This genomic window from Gordonia sp. PDNC005 contains:
- a CDS encoding adenine phosphoribosyltransferase — protein: MTTAVHLDRARIAIETHARLVPDFPEPGVAFKDLTPVLAAADGLDALTAALADACAGADLIAGIDARGFLLGGAIAHRLGIGVVAVRKGGKLPPPVIGVDYALEYGSARLEVPASGIDFRGRRVAVVDDVLATGGTIAATLALLAEVGAEVTDVAVVMELDGFPGRDIVTAAAPVRVHSLCAG
- a CDS encoding ABC transporter substrate-binding protein, translated to MIGPRLRRVAALTATLAAAGSLLVACGDDEQSSVDYLVDARVRSLNVNTEDGYADGALMALTRVLPGFSYVGPQGQTVADRDIGTATVQESSPLTVRYEFTDGAVYSDGHKMSCDDLLLAATAMGGKTKGFDASTNAGYRNIDKVDCTPGARTATVTFASGSAFGDWASLFGAGSLLPAHVVGRLAGVPDVVGAIMRKDSKALAKIARAWNTGFAMKPGGEIDPKTILSAGPYRVDSYTTERGLRLVANDKWWGRTPALGDVTVWTRGTDGAAALSDGRVDVVDSGDLSAADTLAGRETPITDRGSARDVAPVSVTNLVFARTGVASDVLVRRALASCMPRNQLARAHGSNGLVWNLRSAAPADTLGPSLNAQFGRRYPRSDVARARGLLEQRPVDANGRRPKPVIRIGYPAGSTVDKAIVDTIAQSCVKAGVTVRDVSSPDFSVTSLGSAADAVILSGDTFAASGTTSGVPAVFALYPGDPLNLSGFRDGAVRTSINELVATSSDSGRLPLLRSIETAAWDQLPSIPLFGTVRGRESSGVSNVVVGLGRSGTGWNMDRWGGA